In Haliaeetus albicilla chromosome 12, bHalAlb1.1, whole genome shotgun sequence, a genomic segment contains:
- the SLC16A6 gene encoding monocarboxylate transporter 7 isoform X1, translating into MTVKAVKMPCTAPNVYTKVPDGGWGWTIAFAFFFVEALTYGIIKSFGVFFNDLMESFDETNSRISWIISICVFVQTFTAPLSTVLSNRFGHRFVVMAGGVLISTGMVIASFARTVVDMYVSIGVISGLGYCLSFLPTVTILSQYFDKRRSLVTAVASTGECFAVFSFAPAITALKEQIGWRYSLLSVGVLQLSIVVCGSLLRPIIIKEQEEVKVQPPEEPTETKYMLENEQTRTSIESIDSGVEITTSPSNVPGNTKAEPKSDEPKEHVQILVENNSTPPEPKTKLLDFSVMRDYSFICYAFFGLFATLGFFAPSLYIIPLSLSLGISKDHSAYILSAMAIAEVFGRISAGWVLNKKPIRKIYIELICVVLLSVALFAFPFASEFWGLMTCSIFFGFMLGTVAGTHIPLLAEDDVVGIAKMSSAAGVYVFIQSLAGLAGPPLAGVLVDTTQNYSSAFYSCAAGMVLGAVFLSLVRPCKVGLCHRQQQCAEESAAEVVPDLPDDFIEMDIGKAENSGKGCDGVA; encoded by the exons ATGACTGTCAAAGCTGTAAAAATGCCGTGCACTGCTCCAAATGTTTATACTAAAGTGCCTGACGGAGGATGGGGTTGGAcaattgcttttgctttcttctttgtggAGGCTCTAACATATGGCATTATAAAATCGTTTGGCGTCTTTTTTAATGACCTGATGGAAAGCTTTGACGAAACCAACAGCAGAATATCCTGGATAATATCCATATGTGTGTTTGTACAGACCTTCACAG CTCCTCTGTCAACGGTCCTCAGCAATCGCTTTGGTCACCGCTTCGTGGTGATGGCTGGAGGGGTGCTGATCAGCACCGGCATGGTCATTGCCTCCTTCGCCCGCACCGTTGTGGACATGTATGTCTCCATTGGCGTCATCTCTG GCCTTGGATActgcctctctttcctcccGACTGTCACCATTTTATCACAGTATTTTGACAAAAGACGTTCGCTGGTCACAGCAGTGGCATCTACAGGGGAATGTTTTGCTGTCTTCTCCTTTGCACCAG CAATTACTGCTTTGAAGGAGCAGATTGGCTGGAGATACAGCCTCCTTTCTGTTGGGGTGCTACAGCTAAGCATCGTTGTCTGTGGATCACTGCTGCGACCCATTATCATCAAAGAGCAAGAAGAAGTGAAAGTGCAGCCTCCAGAAGAGCCCACGGAGACAAAGTATATGCTTGAAAACGAGCAAACGCGCACCTCAATAGAGTCCATAGACTCAGGAGTAGAAATAACTACCTCACCCAGCAATGTGCCTGGAAACACCAAAGCAGAGCCGAAAAGTGACGAACCAAAGGAACACGTACAGATACTTGTTGAAAATAACAGCACCCCTCCAGaaccaaaaaccaaactacTGGACTTCTCTGTGATGAGAGACTATAGCTTTATCTGTTATGCATTCTTTGGCCTGTTCGCTACCCTGGGCTTCTTCGCTCCTTCCCTCTACATCATTCCCCTGAGTCTCAGCCTTGGCATCAGCAAAGACCACTCTGCATACATACTGTCAGCCATGGCAATCGCAGAGGTCTTTGGAAGAATTTCAGCTGGCTGGGTTCTCAACAAAAAGCCTATCCGCAAGATCTACATCGAACTCATCTGTGTTGTTCTGCTGTCTGTAGCGCTGTTTGCCTTCCCTTTTGCCTCTGAATTCTGGGGCTTGATGACATGTAGCATATTTTTTGGGTTCATGCTTGGAACGGTAGCGGGCACGCACATTCCCCTCCTGGCAGAAGACGACGTGGTTGGCATTGCAAAAATGTCTTCTGCGGCTGGAGTCTACGTCTTCATTCAAAGCTTAGCTGGGTTGGCTGGACCACCCCTTGCAG GTGTCTTAGTGGATACGACACAGAACTACAGCTCAGCCTTTTactcctgtgctgctggcatgGTCCTGGGTGCTGTGTTTCTGTCCCTGGTGAGACCGTGCAAGGTTGGGCTGTGCCACCGCCAGCAGCAGTGCGCAGAGGAGAGCGCGGCGGAGGTCGTACCAGACTTACCAGATGACTTTATTGAAATGGAtattggaaaagcagaaaattcagGAAAAGGCTGTGACGGTgtggcataa
- the SLC16A6 gene encoding monocarboxylate transporter 7 isoform X2 produces the protein MSPLASSLGDLLSWPKCYCNLATGKADLTCSCIGVSPSLTCCYGNFWHLFTGLGYCLSFLPTVTILSQYFDKRRSLVTAVASTGECFAVFSFAPAITALKEQIGWRYSLLSVGVLQLSIVVCGSLLRPIIIKEQEEVKVQPPEEPTETKYMLENEQTRTSIESIDSGVEITTSPSNVPGNTKAEPKSDEPKEHVQILVENNSTPPEPKTKLLDFSVMRDYSFICYAFFGLFATLGFFAPSLYIIPLSLSLGISKDHSAYILSAMAIAEVFGRISAGWVLNKKPIRKIYIELICVVLLSVALFAFPFASEFWGLMTCSIFFGFMLGTVAGTHIPLLAEDDVVGIAKMSSAAGVYVFIQSLAGLAGPPLAGVLVDTTQNYSSAFYSCAAGMVLGAVFLSLVRPCKVGLCHRQQQCAEESAAEVVPDLPDDFIEMDIGKAENSGKGCDGVA, from the exons ATGTCTCCATTGGCGTCATCTCTG GGTGACTTGCTGAGTTGGCCGAAATGCTACTGTAATCTCGCCACTGGGAAAGCTGACTTAACGTGTTCTTGCATCGGTGTTTCCCCCTCCCTTACTTGTTGTTATGGCAATTTTTGGCATTTATTCACAGGCCTTGGATActgcctctctttcctcccGACTGTCACCATTTTATCACAGTATTTTGACAAAAGACGTTCGCTGGTCACAGCAGTGGCATCTACAGGGGAATGTTTTGCTGTCTTCTCCTTTGCACCAG CAATTACTGCTTTGAAGGAGCAGATTGGCTGGAGATACAGCCTCCTTTCTGTTGGGGTGCTACAGCTAAGCATCGTTGTCTGTGGATCACTGCTGCGACCCATTATCATCAAAGAGCAAGAAGAAGTGAAAGTGCAGCCTCCAGAAGAGCCCACGGAGACAAAGTATATGCTTGAAAACGAGCAAACGCGCACCTCAATAGAGTCCATAGACTCAGGAGTAGAAATAACTACCTCACCCAGCAATGTGCCTGGAAACACCAAAGCAGAGCCGAAAAGTGACGAACCAAAGGAACACGTACAGATACTTGTTGAAAATAACAGCACCCCTCCAGaaccaaaaaccaaactacTGGACTTCTCTGTGATGAGAGACTATAGCTTTATCTGTTATGCATTCTTTGGCCTGTTCGCTACCCTGGGCTTCTTCGCTCCTTCCCTCTACATCATTCCCCTGAGTCTCAGCCTTGGCATCAGCAAAGACCACTCTGCATACATACTGTCAGCCATGGCAATCGCAGAGGTCTTTGGAAGAATTTCAGCTGGCTGGGTTCTCAACAAAAAGCCTATCCGCAAGATCTACATCGAACTCATCTGTGTTGTTCTGCTGTCTGTAGCGCTGTTTGCCTTCCCTTTTGCCTCTGAATTCTGGGGCTTGATGACATGTAGCATATTTTTTGGGTTCATGCTTGGAACGGTAGCGGGCACGCACATTCCCCTCCTGGCAGAAGACGACGTGGTTGGCATTGCAAAAATGTCTTCTGCGGCTGGAGTCTACGTCTTCATTCAAAGCTTAGCTGGGTTGGCTGGACCACCCCTTGCAG GTGTCTTAGTGGATACGACACAGAACTACAGCTCAGCCTTTTactcctgtgctgctggcatgGTCCTGGGTGCTGTGTTTCTGTCCCTGGTGAGACCGTGCAAGGTTGGGCTGTGCCACCGCCAGCAGCAGTGCGCAGAGGAGAGCGCGGCGGAGGTCGTACCAGACTTACCAGATGACTTTATTGAAATGGAtattggaaaagcagaaaattcagGAAAAGGCTGTGACGGTgtggcataa